A single genomic interval of Flavihumibacter rivuli harbors:
- a CDS encoding GMC oxidoreductase, whose translation MAQNTYDAIVVGSGISGGWAAKELTEKGLKVIMLERGRNIEHIKDYVNANKHPWEFAHRGGRTQEMIANYPVLKRDYPLNETNLDFWVNEKDCPYTEIKRFDWFRGYQVGGRSLTWGRQSYRFSDLDFEANLKDGHGVDWPIRYKDIAPWYSYAEKFAGVNGSKEGLPQLPDGDFLPAMELNCVEKDVAARIRKHYNDARRMIIGRSANLTAPHNNRTNCQYRNKCWLGCPFGAYFSTQSATLPAAMATGNLTLRPYSIVTKVIYDKDTKKAKGVEVLDAETNKTYEYYAKIVFLNASALNSTWILMNSATDIWPEGLGSSSGELGHNLMDHHLGVGAGGVFEGYEDKYYFGRRPNGFYIPRFRNLNGDEGRGYVRGFGYQGSASRQGWSRDIAELSIGEELKEALTEPGVWTVGMGGFGEILPYHENKVTLDKTRTDKWGLNVLAIDCELKDNEKKMREDMINDAVEMLEAAGVKNVKGRNGDGTMGRGIHEMGTARMGRDPKTSVLNGWNQVWDAKNVFVTDGACMTSGACVNPSLTYMALTARAADYAVSELKKGNL comes from the coding sequence ATGGCGCAGAATACTTATGATGCAATTGTAGTAGGCTCTGGTATCAGCGGAGGATGGGCCGCAAAAGAACTGACAGAAAAAGGTTTGAAAGTGATCATGCTGGAGCGTGGCAGGAACATTGAACATATCAAGGACTATGTGAATGCCAACAAGCATCCCTGGGAATTCGCACACAGGGGAGGACGTACACAGGAAATGATCGCCAATTATCCAGTTCTCAAAAGGGATTATCCGTTGAATGAAACCAACCTTGATTTTTGGGTGAATGAAAAGGATTGCCCATATACTGAGATCAAGCGTTTTGATTGGTTCAGGGGATACCAGGTAGGCGGACGCTCCTTAACATGGGGAAGGCAGAGTTATCGATTCAGTGACCTTGATTTTGAAGCGAACCTCAAGGATGGCCATGGTGTAGACTGGCCCATCCGTTACAAGGATATAGCCCCATGGTATAGTTATGCAGAGAAGTTTGCTGGGGTAAATGGTTCCAAGGAAGGATTACCGCAATTACCAGATGGCGATTTCCTTCCGGCAATGGAATTGAATTGCGTTGAAAAGGATGTAGCGGCAAGGATCCGTAAGCATTATAATGATGCGCGCCGAATGATCATTGGCCGAAGTGCTAACCTCACTGCTCCACACAACAACCGTACGAATTGTCAATACCGCAATAAGTGCTGGCTGGGTTGTCCGTTTGGTGCTTATTTCAGCACGCAGTCGGCCACCTTACCTGCTGCCATGGCAACAGGTAACCTGACCCTTCGTCCATACTCTATTGTTACCAAGGTGATTTACGATAAGGATACCAAGAAGGCAAAGGGAGTTGAGGTGCTGGATGCAGAGACCAACAAGACCTATGAGTATTATGCCAAGATCGTATTCCTGAATGCGTCGGCGTTGAACAGTACCTGGATCCTGATGAATTCGGCAACGGATATCTGGCCTGAGGGACTGGGAAGCAGCAGCGGTGAACTGGGTCATAACCTGATGGACCACCATCTCGGCGTTGGTGCCGGCGGTGTATTCGAAGGATATGAGGATAAGTACTACTTCGGTCGCCGTCCTAATGGGTTCTACATCCCGAGGTTCCGCAACCTGAATGGGGATGAGGGTCGTGGCTATGTACGTGGCTTTGGTTACCAGGGAAGTGCCAGCCGTCAGGGTTGGAGCCGTGATATCGCAGAACTGAGCATAGGGGAGGAGTTGAAAGAGGCATTGACCGAGCCGGGTGTATGGACAGTTGGTATGGGCGGCTTCGGTGAGATCCTGCCTTACCATGAGAATAAGGTGACGCTGGACAAGACACGTACTGATAAATGGGGCTTGAATGTACTGGCTATTGATTGCGAGTTGAAGGATAATGAGAAGAAGATGCGTGAAGACATGATCAATGATGCAGTAGAAATGCTGGAAGCAGCAGGGGTGAAAAATGTAAAAGGAAGGAATGGCGATGGCACCATGGGCCGCGGTATCCATGAGATGGGTACAGCAAGGATGGGCCGTGACCCCAAGACTTCTGTGTTGAACGGATGGAACCAGGTATGGGATGCCAAGAACGTTTTTGTGACTGATGGCGCTTGTATGACATCAGGCGCTTGTGTGAACCCATCCCTGACTTATATGGCCTTAACTGCCAGGGCGGCTGACTATGCGGTTAGTGAACTTAAAAAAGGAAACCTATAA
- a CDS encoding hydroxypyruvate isomerase family protein, producing MKNHSSRRNSIKTIVAAATGVVLSPVGSLAACSQPGGQLQLKGNINHSVCRWTYGHLKLDELCVLANEIGIKAIDLVGPKEWEVLKRYGLDSSMCNGAEINLVNGFNDPQYHSTLVKNYSEMIPLVSKAGYKNLICFSGNRNGMDDETGLTNCVKGLQQVLPLAEKHGVVLHMELLNSKVDHKDYMCDKSTWGVELCKRLGSANFKLLYDIYHMQIDEGDVIRTIRANHQYYGHYHTAGVPGRNEIDDQQELYYPAIMRAIIATGFKGYVAQEFIPKGADKRASLRKAIETCDV from the coding sequence ATGAAAAATCATTCTTCCAGGAGAAACTCGATCAAGACAATTGTTGCGGCAGCTACGGGAGTGGTATTAAGCCCTGTAGGCAGCCTTGCTGCCTGCAGCCAACCAGGCGGGCAGCTACAACTTAAGGGAAATATCAATCATTCCGTTTGCAGGTGGACCTATGGTCACCTTAAGTTGGATGAGCTTTGTGTCCTGGCCAATGAGATCGGGATCAAGGCCATTGACCTCGTAGGTCCGAAGGAGTGGGAGGTACTGAAGCGGTATGGATTGGATTCTTCCATGTGCAATGGGGCTGAGATCAATCTTGTAAATGGATTCAATGATCCGCAATACCATTCAACGCTGGTAAAGAATTATTCAGAAATGATTCCCCTGGTATCCAAAGCTGGCTACAAGAACCTGATCTGTTTTAGTGGAAACCGTAATGGTATGGACGATGAAACAGGTCTTACCAATTGTGTGAAGGGATTGCAGCAGGTCTTACCCCTTGCAGAAAAGCATGGTGTAGTCCTCCATATGGAATTGCTCAACAGTAAGGTCGACCACAAGGATTATATGTGTGATAAGTCAACCTGGGGGGTAGAGCTTTGCAAACGTTTAGGATCAGCCAATTTCAAACTGCTGTATGATATTTACCATATGCAGATCGATGAAGGCGATGTGATCCGGACCATTAGGGCCAATCACCAATATTATGGCCATTACCATACCGCGGGGGTGCCCGGCAGGAATGAGATTGACGATCAGCAGGAACTTTACTACCCGGCTATCATGAGGGCTATTATCGCTACGGGTTTCAAGGGCTATGTGGCACAGGAGTTCATCCCTAAGGGAGCGGATAAACGTGCTTCGCTAAGGAAAGCGATAGAAACATGTGATGTTTAA
- a CDS encoding MFS transporter yields MQANINRNQLFVASCLALLVTSLSFGIRAGILNRLGVDFHLDASQLASIAATAFWGFPLAVVIGGMIVDVIGMKKLLLIAFICHLAGIVLTVTATGYWSLFLSTLLIGIANGTVEAACNPLVATIYAENKTTKLNHFHLWFPGGIVIGTLIVFFFDKMGIGWQTQVGMMIIPTLIYGYLFYRLDFPVTERVASGVSTGEMYRSVLSPLFLFMFICMFGTAITELFTGQWVGVLLNNVTDNPILILTITTGVMVVGRGLAEPVVHRFSPQGVLLMSAVMAALGMYMLSTMSGNSLYFAALVFGIGVCYFWPTMLGFVAENIPRSGALGLNLMGGAGMFAVSIYTLFMGGFYDRLLLKQLPEGASLDTFRSAAAGSTEAAQYAAAQLTAGPEVLKATAVIPIILVIAFSGLVFYMRNKKAEVLKAGA; encoded by the coding sequence ATGCAAGCCAACATCAACCGAAACCAACTTTTCGTGGCCAGTTGTCTGGCCCTGTTAGTGACCTCCCTTTCTTTTGGTATCCGTGCCGGAATCCTCAACAGGCTAGGAGTAGACTTTCATCTTGACGCATCCCAACTCGCTTCCATTGCAGCAACCGCATTCTGGGGCTTCCCGCTTGCAGTGGTAATCGGAGGGATGATCGTGGATGTGATAGGTATGAAAAAGTTACTGCTGATCGCATTCATCTGCCACCTGGCTGGCATTGTATTGACCGTTACTGCAACGGGGTATTGGTCGCTCTTCCTTTCTACTTTACTTATAGGTATTGCCAATGGAACTGTTGAAGCAGCATGTAATCCATTGGTGGCTACCATATATGCAGAAAACAAGACCACCAAGCTGAACCATTTCCATTTATGGTTCCCCGGTGGAATTGTTATTGGGACACTTATTGTATTCTTCTTTGATAAAATGGGTATCGGATGGCAGACCCAGGTGGGAATGATGATCATCCCAACATTGATCTACGGTTACCTGTTTTATCGGTTAGACTTCCCCGTTACTGAGCGGGTGGCGTCTGGCGTTAGTACTGGTGAAATGTACCGTTCTGTTCTTTCACCCCTGTTCCTTTTCATGTTTATCTGCATGTTTGGTACAGCCATAACTGAATTATTCACCGGCCAATGGGTTGGTGTGTTGCTGAATAATGTTACGGATAACCCCATCCTCATCCTGACCATTACCACCGGTGTAATGGTTGTTGGCCGTGGTCTGGCAGAGCCCGTTGTACACCGTTTCTCTCCACAGGGGGTACTGCTGATGTCTGCTGTTATGGCGGCATTGGGAATGTATATGCTCAGCACCATGAGTGGTAATTCCCTCTATTTCGCTGCCCTGGTATTCGGGATCGGTGTATGTTACTTCTGGCCAACCATGCTGGGGTTTGTAGCTGAGAATATTCCCCGTTCAGGGGCACTTGGCCTTAACCTGATGGGGGGCGCCGGTATGTTTGCTGTTTCCATCTATACGCTTTTCATGGGTGGTTTTTACGATAGGTTATTGTTGAAGCAGCTTCCGGAAGGGGCATCCCTTGATACTTTCAGGTCAGCTGCTGCTGGCTCAACTGAAGCAGCCCAATATGCCGCGGCCCAGTTGACAGCAGGTCCTGAGGTGTTAAAGGCCACTGCAGTAATCCCCATTATCCTGGTCATTGCTTTTTCAGGATTGGTGTTCTATATGAGAAACAAGAAAGCTGAAGTGTTGAAAGCAGGGGCATAA